Below is a window of Methanocorpusculum sp. DNA.
AAAATCCTTCTCAACGGTGTGATTGAGAAGCGTGGAAACCTGCCGGAGTCCGCCGTCAACGCCAGTACTGACCGCATGGAAGCTGCCCCTGACGTACAGGGTATTTCTGGTGTAATGATACCGCATGGATTTGCTCTTATGTTATTTTGGCGGGAAAGTTATTTAGAGTGTAGGATATCGTAAGGAAAGATGTGCATCTGGTCCGGGGGATCAGGGGCTTAACCCGGATAATATGGTTGGTTCAATCAAATGATATCCGTAATTCCCCGTGTTTTGGGGTTCTTCAAAAAAAGAGACGGAACGATAGGCAGGCACAAAAGAGCGTGCGTACCGTTTCAAAAAACGGGATCACTCCACGTTTTTCAGCATATTTTTATCATAACGGGAGATGGTGGCGTTTTTCTGATTCTGATATTTTGCATCCGGTTTTTTATTGTATGGGCATTCGCAGCGTTTGGTCACGTAGAAGACGAGCTGGCCGATCGGCATGCCTGCATATACGCGGACGGGACGGCAGTTCGAGTTGCACATCTCAAGGGTGATGGTTCCGGAAAATCCTGCATCGATCCAGCCTCCGGTCTGATGGAGGGCGATGCCGAGGCGTGCCACACTGCTCTTTCCTTCGATGGAGGAGACGATGTTATCGGGCAGCGTCACGGTTTCCAAAGTTTCCGCAAGGACGAACTGTCCTGGCTGGATGTCAAAATAGGTTCCTTTTCGTTCTTGTGTATGGGTGTAAAGGGTCTCTTTTTGATAAGGGTCGATCACATCATCGCATGGTTCATACCAGACAAAATGATTACCAAGGCGGATATCAAGGGAGTTGGGCTGAACAAGCGCCGGATCGAATGGATCGATGCCGATGTACCCCCTTTTGATATGGTCTGCAATTTCCCAGTCTACCAGAATCATACCTTACTATTCGTTGGATAAGATAAAATAATGTTCAGTCTGTGTGTCTGAAAAAAAAGGTTTACTCTTCCGGACTTTTCTCAGCCGCAAGAGCAAACTCAGCAGCATTATAGTAATAATACTCCCCTGCCGCCTTCTGCTCCCGGTCGAGATAGGATCCCGGATTATTGATCCGCGGC
It encodes the following:
- the dcd gene encoding dCTP deaminase; translated protein: MILVDWEIADHIKRGYIGIDPFDPALVQPNSLDIRLGNHFVWYEPCDDVIDPYQKETLYTHTQERKGTYFDIQPGQFVLAETLETVTLPDNIVSSIEGKSSVARLGIALHQTGGWIDAGFSGTITLEMCNSNCRPVRVYAGMPIGQLVFYVTKRCECPYNKKPDAKYQNQKNATISRYDKNMLKNVE